A single Spartinivicinus ruber DNA region contains:
- a CDS encoding toxin YdaT domain-containing protein codes for MNAQSQSRFCLIQKYVNRWLSLPKLNRAILTDKVVTAFFNLNLDQILTDESIKFKTTNDEDCINAMRVNSQKLFRWLGYYEEQPPSIEKLLHLEPAIVAAMPNDLKIAYLNEVYAGSDVYIGVKQGNEPKSGGGGCINQVAASITKENSEAQIAVFQLGSNPTIEQIKNTYRELAESVGTTLGAIEYLENKFPGVFSKDCRQWAKAI; via the coding sequence ATGAACGCACAATCACAGTCTAGGTTTTGCCTAATCCAAAAATACGTCAACCGCTGGTTAAGTTTACCTAAGTTAAATCGGGCGATTCTAACAGATAAAGTAGTAACCGCATTCTTTAACTTAAATCTTGACCAGATTCTAACCGATGAATCTATCAAGTTTAAGACCACTAACGATGAAGACTGTATAAATGCAATGCGGGTTAACAGTCAAAAGCTGTTTAGGTGGCTTGGATACTACGAAGAACAACCGCCATCTATCGAGAAACTACTACACCTTGAGCCCGCCATAGTTGCGGCTATGCCCAATGATTTAAAGATTGCTTACCTCAATGAAGTGTACGCCGGTAGCGATGTGTATATCGGTGTTAAGCAAGGAAATGAACCAAAGTCAGGGGGTGGGGGCTGCATTAACCAGGTGGCGGCATCCATCACTAAAGAGAACTCAGAGGCTCAGATAGCCGTGTTTCAGCTTGGCTCAAATCCAACCATAGAGCAGATCAAGAACACCTACAGAGAGTTAGCCGAGTCAGTCGGTACGACGCTGGGCGCTATTGAGTATTTAGAAAATAAGTTTCCTGGGGTTTTTAGCAAAGACTGTCGCCAATGGGCTAAGGCCATATGA
- a CDS encoding 3TM-type holin: MDIMNIKGLSDSVMTGLDELFTSDEERLKAQIILNEHFSKPHILQALANIEEAKHSSIFVSGWRPALGWLCTGLLAYAWIGRDLLIVILMSYGQTETINKLPDINTGELLTLVFALLGLGGVRTWEKIKGVARR; the protein is encoded by the coding sequence ATGGATATTATGAATATTAAAGGCTTGTCAGATTCAGTAATGACGGGCCTTGACGAGCTTTTTACGTCTGATGAAGAAAGGCTAAAAGCTCAAATAATTTTGAATGAACACTTTAGTAAGCCCCATATTTTACAGGCTTTAGCAAATATTGAAGAGGCTAAACACTCCTCTATTTTTGTGTCTGGTTGGCGTCCTGCGTTGGGTTGGTTATGTACTGGTTTATTAGCTTATGCCTGGATTGGTAGGGATTTGTTAATTGTAATTCTTATGTCGTATGGTCAAACAGAAACAATTAATAAATTACCAGACATAAATACAGGCGAATTATTAACGCTGGTTTTTGCTTTGTTAGGGCTCGGCGGTGTTCGAACATGGGAAAAGATTAAAGGCGTTGCTAGGCGTTAA
- a CDS encoding helix-turn-helix domain-containing protein, whose product MSDSLGGRILKKRKELKITQKELAEYIGISHGAVSRWEKNETTPKGKNLDLLSEKLECSIEWILYGKNKVGSSNSSASKAYKKIPLLDSEQLLNPDSELSEWWQTGANVGPNSYAFRLRSSSMFPSTGNVVLPESSIAIVNPDEKARPQDFVLVHIKDALDAVIRQLVVEGPDYYLIPVNSTYKSIEVTEDCKILGVVNRIEIDF is encoded by the coding sequence ATGAGTGATTCTTTAGGCGGGCGAATTCTTAAGAAAAGAAAAGAGTTAAAAATTACACAAAAGGAATTAGCCGAATATATTGGTATATCTCATGGCGCTGTATCCCGCTGGGAAAAAAACGAGACTACCCCAAAAGGCAAAAACCTAGACTTGCTTTCGGAAAAGCTAGAGTGCTCTATAGAATGGATTCTTTACGGAAAAAATAAGGTGGGTAGCTCTAATAGTTCTGCTTCTAAAGCTTATAAAAAGATACCCTTATTAGATAGTGAGCAGCTATTAAACCCTGACTCAGAGCTATCCGAATGGTGGCAAACTGGCGCAAATGTAGGGCCGAACTCCTATGCATTTAGGTTACGAAGCAGCTCTATGTTTCCAAGCACTGGCAATGTTGTTCTTCCAGAAAGCTCAATTGCAATAGTAAACCCTGATGAGAAAGCCCGACCTCAAGACTTTGTACTAGTACATATCAAGGATGCACTAGACGCAGTTATAAGGCAGTTAGTAGTTGAAGGACCTGATTACTATCTAATACCTGTGAACTCAACATATAAATCCATTGAGGTTACTGAAGACTGTAAAATATTAGGCGTAGTAAACCGAATTGAAATCGATTTTTAG
- a CDS encoding AbrB/MazE/SpoVT family DNA-binding domain-containing protein, translated as MHELTSKRQVTIPKAICDELGLEPGDMVDVFAKDGVAHIVKMSNDSLANQPKKKIGLLDGKLDIPEDFDEPLADDTLKGFEDE; from the coding sequence ATGCATGAATTAACCAGTAAACGGCAAGTCACTATCCCTAAAGCTATTTGTGATGAGCTGGGGTTAGAACCTGGTGATATGGTAGATGTGTTTGCTAAGGATGGGGTTGCTCACATAGTCAAAATGAGCAATGACTCTCTAGCAAATCAACCTAAGAAAAAAATAGGCTTGTTGGATGGGAAGCTAGATATACCTGAAGATTTCGACGAGCCTTTAGCTGATGATACGCTAAAAGGATTTGAGGATGAGTAA
- a CDS encoding helix-turn-helix domain-containing protein yields MTTNDLFGKIFIGDKLKLARLATGMSLEEAGSVIDVSRQYVHKLETGSSYPSDSQIEQFANLYMVAPSFFFQHRTFPIEPSMCHFRSVRSSTQALKNMIMARAEVFDSLVNKIEEEVELPADIIPDFGLDYSKVENIEKAAELFRREFDLGIGPISDTVKLAENLGIVVANISGADDRVDAFSIHNKRPMIIRNTAKESPCRLRFDIAHEIGHLVMHNGVETGCKRTEDQANQFASALLMPRTSFPAEFPRMRGSRLNWDALGDCKVRWKVSLKAIIYRAKTLGIITNDQARTGFTTLARHGQTKTEKFDELVPQEYPSLIQRAIDLLDFRTWKDVVSNAGLTSKILTERYGLRPIQSPMQLASIDGQNIVATA; encoded by the coding sequence ATGACGACGAATGACCTTTTTGGAAAGATATTTATTGGCGATAAACTAAAGCTTGCAAGACTTGCGACAGGGATGTCGTTAGAGGAAGCTGGAAGCGTAATTGATGTATCACGACAGTATGTGCATAAATTAGAGACGGGAAGTAGCTACCCATCTGATAGTCAAATAGAGCAATTTGCTAACCTTTATATGGTTGCTCCCTCATTCTTTTTTCAACATAGAACCTTTCCTATAGAGCCGAGTATGTGTCACTTCAGAAGTGTTAGGTCTAGCACTCAGGCGCTAAAAAATATGATCATGGCTCGTGCTGAAGTGTTTGATAGCTTAGTTAATAAGATTGAAGAAGAGGTTGAGCTACCAGCCGATATAATTCCAGACTTTGGGCTAGACTACTCAAAGGTAGAAAATATTGAAAAAGCAGCAGAGCTTTTTAGAAGAGAATTTGATTTAGGCATTGGCCCGATTTCAGACACAGTAAAACTAGCAGAAAACCTGGGTATTGTAGTCGCGAATATTTCCGGGGCAGACGATAGAGTTGATGCATTCTCGATACACAACAAGCGCCCTATGATTATCAGAAATACAGCAAAGGAAAGCCCATGTAGGTTAAGGTTTGATATTGCACATGAAATAGGTCACTTGGTGATGCATAACGGCGTTGAAACTGGCTGTAAGAGAACAGAAGACCAAGCTAACCAATTTGCTAGTGCCTTATTAATGCCTAGAACTAGTTTTCCCGCAGAGTTTCCACGTATGAGAGGGTCTAGGCTGAATTGGGATGCTCTTGGAGATTGCAAAGTTAGATGGAAAGTTAGCTTAAAAGCAATCATCTATCGAGCAAAGACACTAGGCATTATCACCAACGATCAAGCTAGAACTGGATTTACTACACTTGCTCGACATGGGCAAACAAAAACTGAAAAATTCGATGAGCTTGTGCCTCAGGAATACCCGAGTTTAATACAAAGAGCTATTGACCTGCTTGATTTCCGAACTTGGAAAGATGTTGTCAGTAATGCAGGATTAACCTCAAAGATACTAACCGAAAGATATGGGTTGCGGCCCATTCAATCTCCAATGCAGCTTGCTAGTATCGACGGTCAGAACATCGTGGCTACAGCTTAG
- a CDS encoding HP1 family phage holin produces the protein MSKTTTAAYASGASMVIAGFTIQDWALAVGVICTVTTCLVNWHYKRKKINHEIEFLKAQLNKNYMDGASKS, from the coding sequence ATGAGCAAGACTACTACAGCGGCTTATGCATCAGGTGCAAGCATGGTTATAGCCGGTTTTACTATTCAAGATTGGGCGCTAGCCGTTGGTGTGATCTGCACGGTTACTACTTGCTTAGTTAATTGGCATTACAAACGTAAGAAAATAAATCACGAGATAGAATTTTTAAAGGCACAGTTAAATAAAAATTATATGGATGGGGCTAGCAAATCATGA
- a CDS encoding NYN domain-containing protein, whose product MDIRTAILVDGSFFLKRLFYYKRTYFPNIETLTSEEILACLDKVVTKHLKSNGNIYRYLYRVFYYDAMPLEQKLHYPIADNNGRRPVKDYKTDKQSIIRRELFSHLKKQRKYAVRLGNVKHDKSKGWKLTSYATDDLINKKRRFEDITNGDFYFEIRQKGVDIKLGLDIATLSYEKLVDQIVLIAGDSDFVPAAKLARIHGIDFVLDNLRNNIDQSLHEHIDGLNTFDLASIIKDICKCEPHKKPEWWKNTT is encoded by the coding sequence ATGGATATAAGAACTGCTATTCTCGTTGATGGATCATTTTTCTTAAAGCGACTTTTCTACTACAAAAGAACGTACTTTCCTAATATAGAAACACTCACTTCTGAAGAAATATTAGCCTGCTTAGACAAGGTCGTTACAAAACACCTTAAGAGCAATGGCAATATATACAGATATCTTTATCGCGTCTTTTATTATGATGCCATGCCATTGGAGCAAAAGCTTCACTATCCCATAGCAGACAACAATGGGCGGCGCCCAGTGAAGGATTATAAAACCGACAAACAGTCGATCATAAGACGTGAGCTATTTAGCCATCTAAAAAAACAAAGGAAGTACGCTGTACGTCTTGGAAATGTCAAGCATGACAAAAGTAAGGGGTGGAAACTAACTAGTTATGCAACGGACGACTTAATTAACAAGAAAAGAAGGTTTGAAGATATTACTAATGGTGACTTCTATTTTGAAATAAGACAAAAAGGTGTAGATATTAAGCTTGGGCTTGATATTGCCACCCTATCTTATGAAAAATTGGTAGATCAAATTGTTCTTATTGCAGGTGACAGCGATTTTGTCCCAGCAGCAAAATTAGCACGAATTCATGGCATAGATTTTGTTCTAGACAACCTAAGAAATAACATTGATCAAAGCTTGCATGAGCACATTGATGGTTTAAATACTTTTGATTTAGCTTCAATAATTAAGGATATATGTAAATGCGAGCCTCACAAAAAACCAGAGTGGTGGAAAAATACCACCTAA
- a CDS encoding Cro/CI family transcriptional regulator — MNITQAINHFGNKVKLAKAIGVSPSAISKWGNTVPNSRAYQLQVITNGALKADGLSLQNTNNKGLRKNERTITV, encoded by the coding sequence ATGAACATTACTCAAGCGATAAACCATTTTGGAAATAAGGTTAAATTAGCTAAGGCTATCGGTGTTTCTCCCTCTGCTATTAGCAAGTGGGGCAACACAGTGCCTAACTCTAGAGCTTACCAACTTCAAGTCATCACAAATGGTGCACTCAAAGCCGATGGCTTAAGCCTGCAAAACACTAACAACAAAGGATTGAGAAAAAATGAACGCACAATCACAGTCTAG
- a CDS encoding type II toxin-antitoxin system TacA family antitoxin, producing the protein MSKGMDESQKSMADLLHMPDADDIDFDSPKANIILKDDIYEEFLEMLEQEPSPALKELLESKAPWED; encoded by the coding sequence ATGAGTAAAGGTATGGATGAATCCCAAAAAAGCATGGCTGACTTACTACATATGCCAGATGCTGACGACATTGACTTTGATTCCCCGAAAGCAAACATTATTTTAAAGGATGATATTTACGAAGAGTTTCTAGAAATGCTGGAACAAGAGCCAAGTCCAGCACTTAAAGAGTTGTTAGAAAGCAAAGCACCTTGGGAAGATTGA
- a CDS encoding substrate-binding periplasmic protein produces MKHIVTLTYILSITATSQQTQAFEKISILTDHRPPFEFKNDNGEIVGVAADKVKCILNAMNANFSLEITPWKRAQAETKEGNADAFFAASKNSSRDEYAVLTATIADQYWNWYLSKDSQLDPNDEGFKSKAITGSWSGSNSLKWLKKNGYNAKYNARTTEQLSKMLESKRMDAIFGSNFAIEADLKKLKILDKIKIVKGIHKPMGMYISKNYLSKNNGFLEKFNNTATSSCK; encoded by the coding sequence ATGAAACATATTGTCACTCTAACCTACATCCTTAGTATTACCGCAACAAGCCAGCAAACCCAAGCATTTGAAAAAATAAGCATACTAACTGACCACAGACCACCATTTGAATTTAAAAATGACAACGGGGAAATCGTAGGAGTAGCAGCAGACAAGGTCAAATGCATCTTAAATGCAATGAATGCTAACTTCAGCCTAGAAATAACACCATGGAAAAGAGCACAAGCTGAGACCAAAGAAGGCAATGCTGATGCTTTTTTCGCTGCGTCTAAGAACTCCTCTCGCGATGAATACGCGGTACTTACAGCCACAATAGCGGACCAATATTGGAACTGGTACCTTTCAAAAGACAGCCAGTTAGACCCAAATGATGAGGGTTTCAAATCAAAAGCAATCACAGGAAGTTGGTCTGGCTCAAACTCACTAAAGTGGCTAAAGAAAAACGGATACAATGCCAAATACAATGCAAGGACCACTGAACAACTAAGTAAAATGCTAGAATCCAAGCGGATGGATGCCATTTTTGGCAGCAATTTCGCTATTGAAGCCGATCTAAAAAAACTAAAAATATTAGATAAGATTAAAATAGTTAAAGGTATTCACAAGCCCATGGGGATGTATATATCAAAAAATTACCTATCCAAAAATAATGGCTTTTTGGAAAAATTCAATAATACAGCAACCAGCAGTTGTAAATAA
- the rho gene encoding transcription termination factor Rho — MTKKILRLKVKRNKDSKQGDEVVKDVSHDDPQKRFLNGVAINPTQCIRLELGSQQLTTRAIDLISPIGMGQRGLIVAPPGSGKTTILKHICQAVGKAYPEIKLYALLIDERPEEVTDFKRSVPAQVHASSSDESYDQHVRVANNLLNTALQEAGEGHNVMVVIDSLTRLTRVHNAGQKNSGRTMSGGVDARAMEIPRKLFGAARKIENGGSLTILATVLVDTGSRMDQVIFEEFKGTGNMEIVLSREIANQRIFPALDIAKSSTRREELLLNSKDIESVRVLRKALTSLKPVEGARKLVELLKEYPTNAALLNIKNESN; from the coding sequence ATGACGAAAAAAATATTACGTTTGAAGGTGAAAAGAAATAAGGACTCCAAACAAGGAGATGAGGTGGTTAAGGATGTATCTCATGATGACCCACAAAAGCGATTTTTAAATGGCGTAGCTATCAATCCTACACAGTGTATTCGCCTAGAATTAGGTTCTCAGCAACTCACCACGCGAGCGATTGATTTGATCTCGCCAATTGGAATGGGTCAACGAGGCTTGATTGTTGCTCCACCAGGCTCGGGAAAAACGACTATTTTGAAACATATTTGCCAAGCAGTGGGGAAAGCTTATCCTGAGATAAAACTTTATGCGTTACTCATTGATGAGCGACCTGAAGAAGTGACTGATTTTAAGCGCAGTGTGCCAGCACAAGTACATGCCTCATCCTCTGATGAAAGCTATGATCAACACGTACGTGTTGCTAATAATCTTCTTAATACCGCTCTTCAGGAGGCTGGCGAAGGTCACAATGTAATGGTTGTCATTGATTCTCTAACAAGGCTTACACGAGTACATAATGCAGGGCAAAAGAACAGCGGTCGTACCATGTCGGGTGGAGTTGACGCTAGAGCTATGGAAATACCACGAAAGCTGTTTGGCGCTGCTAGAAAGATTGAGAATGGTGGATCGCTTACTATTCTAGCGACTGTACTCGTTGATACTGGAAGCCGGATGGACCAGGTGATATTTGAGGAGTTCAAGGGCACGGGTAATATGGAAATTGTTTTATCTCGGGAGATTGCGAATCAGCGAATTTTTCCCGCACTGGATATTGCTAAAAGTAGTACGCGTCGTGAAGAGCTTCTTCTAAATTCGAAAGATATTGAAAGTGTAAGAGTTTTGCGAAAGGCGCTTACGAGCCTTAAACCTGTAGAGGGTGCCAGGAAACTTGTTGAGTTACTTAAGGAATACCCAACGAATGCAGCACTACTAAATATTAAAAATGAAAGCAATTAG
- a CDS encoding replication protein P has product MKQGNQVITQMSFSAAHQHQAAPEQPKLSIGEEAKQIIDKVFDYIKGAKPAWKYSFTEDGSEGQAKREWTKAFIENKVTQIEQVKAGLRKVRKDPSPYFPSCGQFISWCKPDPEDFGLPMSHTAYYEACRNAQVPSQAQWTHDAVFAAGQATGWYELRRRPEQEIYPVFKRNYEVACRKVMSGEELVIHKALPGRHKTLAEKNDEYHARELAKKVEKAGLSGLNGKDAISRMRDMLKGAA; this is encoded by the coding sequence ATGAAGCAAGGAAACCAGGTAATTACTCAGATGAGCTTTAGCGCTGCTCACCAACACCAGGCAGCACCAGAACAACCCAAGCTGAGCATAGGCGAGGAAGCTAAGCAGATCATCGACAAGGTTTTTGATTACATCAAGGGGGCTAAGCCTGCTTGGAAATATTCATTTACTGAGGACGGCTCAGAAGGCCAGGCCAAGCGCGAATGGACTAAAGCGTTTATCGAAAACAAGGTGACTCAGATAGAGCAAGTTAAAGCTGGGTTGCGTAAGGTGCGTAAAGACCCTTCACCCTACTTTCCAAGCTGCGGGCAATTCATCAGTTGGTGTAAGCCTGACCCTGAAGACTTTGGGCTACCGATGAGCCACACGGCCTACTATGAGGCTTGCAGAAATGCACAAGTACCAAGCCAGGCACAATGGACGCATGACGCCGTATTTGCAGCAGGACAGGCTACCGGGTGGTATGAGCTGAGAAGACGACCAGAGCAGGAGATTTACCCGGTTTTCAAAAGAAACTACGAGGTAGCTTGTAGAAAAGTGATGAGCGGTGAAGAGCTGGTGATACATAAGGCGTTACCAGGAAGGCATAAGACATTAGCCGAGAAAAACGACGAGTACCACGCTAGGGAGTTGGCTAAGAAGGTGGAGAAAGCTGGGTTGAGTGGGTTAAATGGGAAAGACGCAATTAGTCGTATGCGGGATATGTTAAAGGGGGCGGCGTGA
- a CDS encoding YqaJ viral recombinase family nuclease, whose protein sequence is MAMKVKPEELKQHDNYIIRVKASIPGYSGLQGRVKFLADRRLGIGGSDVAAILGVHPYKTALEVWAEKTGKVEPKDLSNIEAVHFGIELEEVVAKEYMRRTLREVRQVNKTMICKAQPWLVGNLDRRVVGLKRVLELKTADKSVVQYGKQWGDGNVYSIDEQGNVMAVILCDEVPDTYLLQCLHYMIVTGWKVADLAVLIGGNQYRDYTIKFNEQLASVVCQRLKEFWFNNVIADIAPEPQNTTDLDMLHAQDNGEPIEATEEVLELVQRTKQVKQQIKSLKDELESNSFEIKQFMGEYSVLTSNRKKLCSWKAQRTRRIDTTALKENEPLLAAEYTKTVESRVFRA, encoded by the coding sequence ATGGCAATGAAGGTTAAGCCCGAAGAACTCAAGCAGCACGACAATTACATTATTCGAGTTAAAGCCAGCATCCCGGGTTATTCCGGGCTGCAAGGCCGCGTGAAGTTTCTAGCAGATCGACGACTAGGCATTGGCGGCAGTGATGTTGCCGCAATACTTGGGGTGCACCCATACAAAACGGCACTCGAAGTATGGGCAGAGAAAACCGGAAAGGTTGAGCCGAAAGACTTAAGCAATATTGAGGCTGTGCATTTCGGTATCGAGCTAGAAGAAGTCGTGGCAAAAGAGTACATGCGCCGTACATTACGCGAAGTACGACAAGTTAATAAGACCATGATTTGTAAGGCTCAGCCGTGGTTAGTCGGTAATTTAGATAGGCGTGTAGTGGGGCTAAAACGAGTACTTGAGTTAAAAACGGCTGATAAATCTGTTGTGCAATATGGCAAGCAGTGGGGCGACGGCAACGTCTACAGCATAGACGAGCAGGGCAATGTTATGGCCGTCATTCTATGCGATGAAGTACCCGACACATACCTACTGCAGTGCTTGCACTACATGATTGTCACTGGCTGGAAAGTGGCAGATTTAGCGGTTTTGATCGGCGGCAATCAGTACCGGGATTACACCATTAAGTTTAATGAGCAGTTAGCGAGTGTTGTATGCCAGCGTTTAAAAGAATTCTGGTTTAACAATGTGATTGCGGATATAGCGCCAGAACCACAAAACACCACTGATCTAGATATGTTGCACGCCCAAGATAACGGCGAACCCATCGAAGCAACCGAGGAAGTTTTAGAACTGGTTCAGCGCACCAAACAAGTAAAACAACAAATTAAATCACTCAAAGACGAGCTAGAAAGCAATAGCTTTGAAATTAAGCAGTTTATGGGCGAGTACTCAGTATTAACCAGCAACAGAAAAAAGCTTTGTAGTTGGAAAGCTCAGAGAACCAGACGAATTGATACCACTGCATTAAAAGAAAACGAGCCGTTATTAGCCGCAGAATATACGAAAACTGTGGAAAGCAGGGTGTTTAGGGCTTAA
- a CDS encoding HEPN domain-containing protein, with amino-acid sequence MDDYTLDIDDLTEEQEKQLEEMRSWFFENYENPVHSCPYISKEGGYQYIYGGPYDAADELGSKFGGSVDDKLIEFLVAEVEEDCIEWSGRDYKKPDYYDDPYFFEDIGSLSNPYLDFQVFIKNLQNLLNINTDAASKELLLKMAYVNLVTSLEAYLFEVFTSKVENDEYYFRRFIESYKPYKTEKISLSIIFEKQEKLKNKVKQDLSRILWHNIPMVQALFKEVLEIEFKEKAGPLKEAMHIRHDLVHRNGKDKEGNIINLTINQINDLMDQILTLVEHIHNSESMKESF; translated from the coding sequence ATGGATGATTATACCCTCGACATTGATGATTTAACTGAAGAGCAAGAAAAACAACTAGAAGAAATGAGGTCATGGTTTTTTGAAAACTATGAAAACCCAGTTCATAGCTGTCCTTATATATCAAAAGAAGGTGGGTATCAGTATATATATGGTGGACCGTATGATGCAGCGGATGAGCTGGGTAGCAAGTTTGGTGGAAGTGTGGATGACAAATTAATAGAGTTTCTTGTTGCAGAAGTAGAAGAAGACTGCATAGAGTGGTCTGGGCGAGATTACAAAAAACCTGATTACTACGATGACCCTTACTTCTTTGAAGATATTGGAAGCCTTTCAAATCCCTATCTTGACTTTCAGGTGTTTATAAAAAATCTACAAAACTTGTTGAATATCAATACTGATGCAGCTAGCAAAGAGCTATTACTCAAAATGGCCTATGTGAACCTTGTAACTTCATTAGAAGCTTACCTTTTTGAGGTATTCACTTCAAAAGTTGAAAATGATGAATATTACTTCCGTCGATTTATAGAAAGCTATAAGCCTTATAAGACTGAAAAAATTAGTTTATCTATAATTTTTGAAAAGCAAGAAAAATTAAAAAACAAGGTCAAACAAGACCTTTCTCGCATACTTTGGCACAACATACCAATGGTCCAAGCATTGTTTAAAGAAGTTCTCGAAATAGAGTTTAAAGAAAAAGCAGGCCCTCTTAAAGAGGCTATGCATATACGGCATGACCTAGTACATAGGAATGGAAAAGATAAGGAAGGAAATATAATTAATCTAACAATAAACCAAATTAATGACTTAATGGACCAGATACTTACTCTTGTAGAGCATATTCACAATTCAGAATCGATGAAGGAGTCTTTCTAG
- a CDS encoding replication protein: MYQQQDANIVTFPTAQPEGKKGFVMITNELLEASCKVKLSSRQHNILNAVIRKTIGFNRDFDWLAPQQIAELIDYDGDISHIYADLRVLKSRNILVADGKSIGVNLNVSEWELKKPVAKTSRKVPQNKQKTASNSGNSLAENSQHTSEKPLKKVAETCHLQNTIIHTTNNITPCSPPAGETSPKTEQVKPKPRSTKKRATAAPEDFPVTAELIQWASEKSIQVDLVIETEKFLDYHRAKGSTFKCWASAWRNWMRNAQKFANERGLVVPMQAQQTTTQTNWNTDLGW; this comes from the coding sequence ATGTACCAGCAACAAGACGCAAATATAGTAACTTTTCCGACTGCTCAGCCAGAAGGAAAAAAAGGTTTTGTAATGATAACCAACGAGCTATTAGAGGCTTCCTGCAAAGTAAAACTAAGCAGCAGACAACACAATATACTTAACGCTGTGATTCGTAAAACGATAGGCTTTAATCGTGACTTTGATTGGTTAGCCCCTCAGCAGATAGCCGAGCTAATTGATTATGATGGTGATATTTCACACATATACGCTGACTTGCGTGTATTGAAATCAAGAAACATTCTTGTAGCTGATGGCAAATCTATTGGTGTTAATTTAAACGTTTCTGAATGGGAGCTTAAAAAACCAGTAGCTAAAACTAGCAGAAAAGTGCCACAAAATAAGCAGAAAACTGCTAGTAATTCGGGTAATTCATTAGCGGAAAACAGCCAACATACTAGCGAAAAACCGCTAAAAAAAGTAGCAGAAACCTGCCACCTACAAAATACAATAATACATACAACAAACAATATTACCCCCTGTAGTCCCCCTGCTGGGGAAACCAGCCCAAAAACTGAGCAGGTTAAACCTAAACCCCGTTCGACCAAAAAACGAGCCACGGCAGCCCCTGAAGACTTCCCGGTTACAGCTGAGTTGATCCAGTGGGCGAGTGAAAAATCTATTCAGGTTGACCTGGTGATCGAGACAGAGAAGTTTTTGGATTACCACCGTGCCAAGGGCTCAACGTTCAAGTGCTGGGCCTCAGCCTGGCGAAACTGGATGCGCAACGCTCAGAAATTCGCTAACGAGCGTGGTCTTGTCGTACCGATGCAAGCACAACAAACAACAACACAAACCAACTGGAATACGGACTTAGGGTGGTAA